Below is a genomic region from Henckelia pumila isolate YLH828 chromosome 3, ASM3356847v2, whole genome shotgun sequence.
TCGACTTTGATAAGAATGGAAATTTAGCGACTCCATTTGATTCCTGTTAGTTTTCTTTGGCTGCAGCTCTTGGCGTATCATCTAACTGTATTACGGGGATACAACGTTGATCAACCAAGGAATCTTGCTAAGAGTGTTACAACTCAGTGAGGAAGACAGAGACTTGACTTGTGGTTGTATGCCTTCTGAACCTTGACGGTAACTTTAAGCTGTTCTTCAATATTTTGCCATGTCAATTCGGGTTCATCCCACTTTAGGCACACCTTAAGTGCTGGGAAATCGGTAGTTGGTACGATGATGTAACAAAGTGGCTTGTCATCAAGAAACTGTTCATGGAAGGCTGTCTATTTCGTCCGTTTCGATGAAAACTTGAGCCTCTTCAGATTTGTGCGGGAAGTGAGTTTGGAATGTGACACAAGCCTTTCTTTTTTGTTGAACCACTTTTGCACTCTTAATTCTTAGAAGCCGCTGCCGGCTGTTATAAGGAGCTTGTACTAATTTATAATTGGAGAAATCCCATCTTTTTGTGTTCACTGTTTAGGCATTGTGTTATGCTTGTTCTCTTTATATTCGTACTACTTTCAACCTGTACAATAGCATTTGGTTTGTACCAAATGAATTGAAAACGAACCAAATAACATTTGCAttttttagttaaactatattttaaattatttatagtcataTCAAAGCTTaaaaattgaattattttaaattaaactcGATCTATTGGTTTAATGTAATTGTTGAGCTGTATTTTAAGAAGATAATCTTAGTTTCAGATTGTGCCGCATCGAACAAaactaatttaaattaaaatagaaatGAAAATTTAATATGGCAAAATTCAACTTAAATTCAAACCTTAAATTTACGTTACATTAGCAATCACTATCGATGTGATTCATTTGCATCCAAAGATATACACTCGTATTAGTAAAAATTTCGCTAAAAAAACAAAGAATGGCTGGGATATGCATACTTACAGGAAGAATATAAACTACATAGCCTTCAATTTTCACACACATTACCGAACGTGTGAAACCATAAGTCTCGATGCCTCGaacctaagaacaatgatcttTCCAACCGACTTCTCGAGCAACAGTTCCATGACTCGGGCATGAAACATGAGAGTCTAAGGCATCTAAGCTTGGCAAACCTGATGTAGGAGCCGGAGGATGATCATTTTCTACAGGTTATGTAAATTTTGCCGTCGAAATCAGAAAATATAAATCAGACAGGTTAAAAAACTGCCCAGCTGATTCAGTAAACGTCTTGCCAAAATTAGTCGGCATGTTCTCATTCATTTATCGTTTGGATTCCGATCCAATGTGCATAAGCCACCCACCTAATGCATGAGATTCAGGAAGTAGAATCAGGGCAATGACGGATACAAACAAAAAGGTGTTCTAGTAATCAAGCGCGAAAATCTTACATCAGTGATCCCAAAAAGGTGTTGCCTGTTCGAACAGCAAAACAGGTTGCCCCGAGTATGAGCTTATTTTCATGGAACAACGGTTCTAAAATACGTTGTTCTATAACTCCTGCAAGTATTTGGTACCTACGCAATTAAAGAAAACTAGTCACTGGAACATGGCAGAAGAAATGCTGCATAATTTCAAAAGTTAAAAGTTGGTATAAGTTGTACAGACTATACCTAACGTTGCTTGAAACTGCCATAAAGACCCCATATGCAACACTTGTTGATAGAATGGGTAAATCGTTGGTTTGACCATCAAAAGATACATCAATTGCTATTCGTGCAGCGATTAACAGAACTGTTAAACCAGTGCCGATCTACATAGAATATCACATAATGGCTTCATAAAAATCATCTGCCATGATGAACACAGCTTGAAATAAACATACAAAACATGGACTGTTACCTTATAATAGAAtgcacaaataaaaaaaacacaaaagcaAGTAACCGGATCAAATTTCCGTGTAAAAGAAAACGGAAGTTGGAAAGTAAACAAGAAGTTTTATGGTGGGTAAAGCAAGAAGCAAATGGCAATCTCAATCGTCCATATACGCAGAGATGGGCTCAAAACTTTCTCTGAGGCCAAGATGGGACGGAGGTCAGCTCTATCACCAAATTCATACATAGGAGAAATCATTTGGAATAAGTTCTTTTCTAAAATGTGTTTGAATAGAGAAGTCAAACTGAAAAAAACGTGTTTCCCCCCCTCAAGAAGGCACTTTTAGGTTTAATGTGGACATTTGATCACACTTTTCTAACTTAAAAACCCTTTAAAAAGCTGTAATAAAGAGGCCCAAAAATGTAAATCTACAGTTTTTGCTTCAATATctgcaagttttttttttcgttttttttataCAAGGTGCTTttaaatttgaatattttttaaaaaatattcgtTGATAAAGTGGTCTTTTTAACCTAACCACTTTTGTATCCAAACCAGCCACTAACCACTTTAACATTGACAGAGACAGAGAGAGGTAAAAGTTCATAATAGACAGAAAATACTCCACATCTGATAAAATGCAATCAATTAAGAGCGCTGAATTCCAGaatttttttgcaaaattaaaataaaatttattgtttCCTAAATGGAATACGACTCACCAGAGATGCACCGGTCCCAACTACAAATAGTTTTCCTCCATTTCTCTGCAAGGCAGATATATTACTCTTAAGTTTCATGATTTCACTCAATCCTTAATACAGATCTGTGGCTTCAATCTAttgttaaataaatattaactaACCATTATAGCCCCTATCCTTTGTAAAAGCGAATAGGACATACCAGAAAAAGCAACCTGCAACAGGGCTAAAATCATTTAGCAGCCAGTACACAAGTTTGTGAAAAATGAGCTAGCAAAGTTCAAATCTCACCTGAAATGCATTATCAGGGCATGCATAAAAGAACTTATTGAGACATCCAGCATTTAAAGACAGAGGTGGTCGGAGAGAAACAGTAGGGGCTGGAAGCCAAACAAGCATGAAATCTGCGATGATGGCCATTGCCTGAGACAtggaatataaaatatataatgaaGGAACAAAGCCAAGTTTCACTGTACAAGTAGGGGAAGGACCAGCAGAGACAAGATTACATACTCATAAGTCATAAGAAATTAAGAATCGTGCGAGTTTAGCAATGGATTTTGATACAAATTTCTAACAATCTCGTAATTACAAGAACAGATAAGTGATGTATCACATTAATCCTTTTTTTTCAGTATGGCTAAAGATAATAATCTGACATTAGACATACCAGGTCAGCAAATACAAAATCTAGCTCCTTTGTGAAATATTCTTGACGCCCTGCCAGCTCTGCAGCAGTCTGACACACAGACGTTATATGGTGAGCAATAATCACATGTCTGATTGCATGATTTGCCAGGATTTTTACAAAATGATTGAAACCTATAAACAAAGGTTTTCAAATCTAGAGTTGAAATTAACAACTTGACATTGAGAGATCATACACACCAAAAATGAATATCGAAAGGAAACAAACAATCAATCTTTAACTTCTATAGAGACCATCATCAATTTTAAAGGCTGTTCTAACAGTTCCCATTGGTGACGCAAAACAATAGACCAACTTTTCCATAATGCCTTCCTTCCACAATAAACCCGAGTTTGAATGGACCAAAAAAGTCCGCAAAGAGACGCCCTTTAATGCCTCTATATACCAATGCCCCGAAGAATTAGGAAAATGGAAAGGCGCTGTAAAACTAAGGTTCTAGTGAGAGTCCGACCAGGAATTATGTTGAGGACTAGATTTAATTAATGTATTTCGGAGGCCACAAACTTTTGAGAAATCTGAATTTCCCCCCTCATTTGAGAGCTACTTCCCCTTTGGTCCACCCTCTCCGGCCTTGAGAGAGCCAGATTTTCAGTAATATCATCCAATATTCCAAAATTAGAGGGAAAAGTACAGCATCAGCAATTAATCTTGAATGATTTTAATAAAAGGACAAACCTTGGCGAAGATTCCAACACCACACTCTATGGCGACTTTAGTCAAGAAAAGATCATCAGCAAGCAACCTTTCCTTAAACCCTCCAAAACGAAGCAACCAGCCAAGTACCGGAGAATTCTCGAGGTCAAAATACCGATGAACTACCATCGCCGGAATCTTCCCCGACTTAATGGCAACGGCCAGATCATCGGGAATATTACTCAACGATCTACCCACCTCAGCCAAGGCCCCGAGCGCCTCTCCCCTGTTTAGCTTCTCCACCATTCCATCACTATTATCCCCTCCACCAACATCGCTTCCATCAGAACTGGAGAAGGTGCTGGTGGAAGGACGAGAGAGGACTTTTGGAGATGAAATGGAGGAGAGCGTAGTTCTCCGCAAATGGGTATTCAAGAATACGCAAGTGGCGGATGATGGGAAGTAGTTGCTGCACAGATATGGCGCTACCACGAATTGGGACGGTGGGTGCGAAAAAACCGCGGTATTCATGCCGGCAGCGGTTTGAATGTGCGCGTAAGTGATCAATCCAAAGAGGCGGCGGCTCCGGTGCTTGCAGACGGAATAAAAATTcgaagaaaaccgaacccgcgGAGGCGAAAAAATATCAACGTGGGGATTTTGGTTCCAGTATATATCTAAAGATTTGTTTTTTAGGATCTCGAAAAAACAAAAGAAGATATGTTTCTTTTGTTGTTTTCCGGCAATAATCAATTGGCATAGAATGGAAGGCACGTTCGAAACATGTAACCGGCTCAACTAATTTCGATCCCTAGGATCAAAATATCAACATCTCTCCCATCTCctgtcaaaaaataaaaataaaaataaaaatctctcCCATCTCAAATATCTAAAATTACAATTTAATAGATGACGTGTTACGTTTCAATAGCTCAAATTATTTGCATCGTAAGACCCCcatgccaattttttttttaagtcggttcgatatttaaaaaatatataacacaAAAACTCTTGTGGACAAAAAATTATCTAACGGTGTATACATGACATAAAAATTGGTATGGGGGTCTTATGAAATTGAATTATTGTACCTCTAACAAGATATATTTAGAGGTAGAAACAACtggataaaaataattaaatcatatcGTTGTTAATAATAGAATTGTAAAACCGATTTTCCCAATTCCTTCAcgaaaatatcaaattttagaTCGATTCAATTGGACATGTAAGTTGAAAATTCAATATTCTGACTAGCAATAACTGAATTCAATCATGTAGAGAAAAGGGGAAGCTTTGCCTTTGTTAAATATCTACGTTATCCAGAAATTCCTTGAGCACCTGCAGTCATGCATAATAGATTCTAGAATCTTGAAGTCAGGTGAAAAAAACTTTATGCTCAAGTGAGAACTAAAAATTCAATCACTCTAGTTCCGGAAACCTGTATAGATATTAAAACCCGACAAAACGTATGACAAGGTTGAAAACTCGATGACCACAATAAACCGCTTGCCTCGTTTTACACCTTGCATCCCAGACTCTgcgatatatatatacacatttgTTCATCTTGTGTTTCTAATAGCTGTGTCCATACATAGTGCATCATCTAGGATTTTGATTTCCTGGCGAACATATGGAGCACCAATGAAGTAAATGAAGTCCAACTATATAATTACAAGCGTTTTGCCGAACTTGAAATGTATTATTTTCAGTGTGACATCTAAAACTCTAAAAGGAACTGATCGAGAACTAATCGATGATAAGAATGAGTAGGAAGAATGCTCACTATTCAGACTGTCAACAGGATCAGAGCAATAATATTCATGCATTAAGCAAACAATATCTAGAAATGAAAGCTGCTCCCATAAACCACCCAAAGCACCAGTTCACCAGTTAAGATAGACATTGATATATAGCTTCTGCTCGTAATATCCTCTTGAACCAAAAGTCCAACACCAGAACAAATCTCATTTTTACACCATGAAACTCATATCAGCAACAAAGGTCCCATAAAATAAAGACCAGACAGTTTCAAACACCAATGCTCTCAATTTCTTGATAAACGAGGAAACAACAGCAGCAGTagttacattttatttttacaGACAAAATTTCATTCTTACAAGCTGGTTCCATTTATGAAGGCAATCTTCGTCCGAAATTTCACAGGTACTCGCGGCACTCAAGAATGCAAGAAGAATTTCGATTCACGCAAATTGCAACTAATAATGAGAGGGAGAAAACAGAGAAACCGAGACACAATACCCAGGTGTGGAGAAAGCATTAACAGTTTACATTGACTGGTTTACCACCTAGGAAAAAGAGAGACAACAGCAATCTCAAACACCCACCTGCGGTTTCTACCCGAGACATAACCCGCTTGTACACAAATACACACATAAAATCCATAAAACATCCTATGATCAGAAATACTGAAGTAATTTCAACTTGAACACATCAACACAAACATATATAATCGGGGATAAAGAAGGGGCATAAAATAATTGGGATGAAACTTGTTCTTTTGGATTGTTTCAATCGCCTCTTTCCACCACTTGTCCGCCCCTGATGTAATTCCAAGAAAAAACATAACTCAGCTAGCACAAACTAACAAGGAGACAAAGAATCAAATCTTCTATGGTAATATTGGCCATCAGAATAAACAAACCAAAATGTTATTATACCATTCAACaagattcagaaaattttacaaaaaaaggTCATCAGGTACCCAAACAAGCTCTATATCCCCCCAAATTCCCCACTCAAGCTCAACATATAGGCTTCCGGAATACATTACACGATCAATTCAAAAGACAACACGGAATTGTGGTGCCTCGGCGCCACTTGCCGGCAGAATCTCCCAACGGCAAGGCTCTAGTTCATCAGATACGGGGCAGAACCCCGCCAGAGTCACCTTGTCAGCGGAAGCAGCGACGGAACCGAACTCGAACACCGATATTTCAGCGAGAAGCTGGTCGGGTTTCCGAACCTCCATCGCTCCGTTCATGCCAGGAGCCTCCGAAACCGTTTTGGCATCGGATTTGGGGGCCGGAGTTGGCTCCTCCTGCTTGATTCCATTGCCGTTACCTTTTCCGGTGAACCACGAGAGAATTCCCATGGGGATAGGGTTTTGTGTTGACGCCAAGTTCAGTAGGAACCAAACAAGGGTTTTGCTGAATCTTTGCTCATAGAACCGCTCCGTGTATGTGAACCCTTCGAACCGGTCAACAATATGCCAACCGGTTCACCAAATAGGCCTAattgtatatttttattatggcctcgtttggtttcaaaagccaggccaaaaaagcacttttttaagtgccTTTCAGTTAACAAAACTATTCTTCTTATAGGAGTAATTGGAAAAGCAAAGTGCTTATTAATTACTAGTTCATAACAAAATTACACTTATTTTAGTGGAAATGATGTGTTTGTGACCCAAAATTGATTTGTATATATGGGGTCCATGAAAATATATGCACCCCCATATATCGAAATTAAACTGGGATCATTGAATATAGTATAAGGTACTACTTTTATGCTAACATGTTATCAACCGTGTTTGTAATTGAAATTTGAATCTAGAACTCAAACTTAGACAATCGAGGTCAAATGAATCTAGGCAAAATAATAGGTACATTGGGAAA
It encodes:
- the LOC140893031 gene encoding uncharacterized protein; translation: MGILSWFTGKGNGNGIKQEEPTPAPKSDAKTVSEAPGMNGAMEVRKPDQLLAEISVFEFGSVAASADKVTLAGFCPVSDELEPCRWEILPASGAEAPQFRVVF
- the LOC140887526 gene encoding protein RETICULATA-RELATED 4, chloroplastic-like, producing MNTAVFSHPPSQFVVAPYLCSNYFPSSATCVFLNTHLRRTTLSSISSPKVLSRPSTSTFSSSDGSDVGGGDNSDGMVEKLNRGEALGALAEVGRSLSNIPDDLAVAIKSGKIPAMVVHRYFDLENSPVLGWLLRFGGFKERLLADDLFLTKVAIECGVGIFAKTAAELAGRQEYFTKELDFVFADLAMAIIADFMLVWLPAPTVSLRPPLSLNAGCLNKFFYACPDNAFQVAFSGMSYSLLQRIGAIMRNGGKLFVVGTGASLIGTGLTVLLIAARIAIDVSFDGQTNDLPILSTSVAYGVFMAVSSNVRYQILAGVIEQRILEPLFHENKLILGATCFAVRTGNTFLGSLMWVAYAHWIGIQTINE